A window of Paraburkholderia bryophila contains these coding sequences:
- a CDS encoding transketolase translates to MNPSETAPYTELAEHAYQIRRNALRMGEVQGQGYIGQALDIADVLAVAYFRALRYRADDPDWEGRDRFLLSNGHYAIALYAALIEAGIIADEELETYGSDDSRLPMSGMASYTPGMEMSGGSLGQGLTIAVGRCLGLKRKQSDAFVYTLFSDGELDEGAVWEGLMSAAHWQLDNLIAMVDVNNQQADGPSSNVMAFEPLVDKLQAFGWFVQRVDGNDLAAVVAAFDAARAHPEAQPRIIVCDTRMGCGVPFLEAREKNHFIRVDAHEWQLALQALEAGRNV, encoded by the coding sequence GTGAATCCCAGCGAAACCGCCCCTTACACCGAGCTCGCCGAGCACGCGTATCAGATCCGCCGCAACGCGCTGCGAATGGGCGAAGTGCAAGGCCAGGGCTATATCGGCCAGGCGCTCGACATCGCCGACGTGCTGGCGGTCGCCTACTTCCGCGCCCTGCGTTATCGCGCCGACGACCCCGACTGGGAAGGCCGCGACCGCTTCCTGCTGTCCAACGGCCACTACGCGATCGCGCTCTACGCGGCGCTGATCGAGGCCGGCATCATCGCCGATGAAGAACTGGAGACCTACGGCAGCGACGACAGCCGTCTGCCGATGTCCGGTATGGCGAGCTACACGCCCGGCATGGAGATGTCCGGCGGCTCGCTCGGCCAGGGCCTGACGATCGCGGTGGGCCGCTGCCTCGGCCTGAAGCGCAAGCAATCGGACGCGTTCGTCTACACGCTGTTCTCCGACGGCGAACTCGACGAAGGCGCGGTATGGGAAGGCCTGATGTCCGCCGCGCACTGGCAATTGGACAACCTGATCGCGATGGTCGACGTGAACAACCAGCAAGCCGATGGGCCGTCGTCGAACGTGATGGCGTTCGAGCCGCTGGTCGACAAGCTGCAGGCGTTCGGCTGGTTCGTTCAGCGCGTGGACGGCAACGACCTCGCCGCCGTGGTCGCCGCCTTCGACGCGGCGCGCGCGCACCCTGAGGCGCAGCCGCGCATTATCGTCTGCGATACGCGGATGGGCTGTGGCGTGCCGTTCCTCGAAGCGCGCGAGAAAAACCACTTTATCCGCGTCGACGCGCACGAGTGGCAACTCGCGCTGCAGGCGCTGGAAGCCGGGAGAAACGTATGA
- the gcvA gene encoding transcriptional regulator GcvA produces MHNRVTLKSIQAFEAAARLSSFALAAEELFVTPSAISHQIKLLEEQLSIRLFHRLHRTVLLTDSGRQYAEEITSAFGRIDAATREIGRVAKSDILTIHCTPSFATQWLMPRIARFSATHTDIDVRLNASSEAADLISGAVDIDIRYGPRKLQPAGTLVLELPPETIVPLCSPALMSGDYPLLGVADLQHHPLIHSEGCLVSWRDWMRLHRKTRVDIGRGPRFDRSFMALSAAVDGLGVCLESLLLAQRELETGRLVAPFGLEGLEVRGYTLNLLKSRTDLPKLHSFQDWLFAELER; encoded by the coding sequence ATGCACAATCGCGTCACGCTCAAGTCGATACAAGCGTTCGAAGCCGCCGCGCGGCTTTCGTCGTTTGCGCTTGCAGCAGAAGAACTGTTCGTGACGCCGTCCGCGATCAGCCATCAAATCAAGCTGCTCGAAGAGCAATTGAGCATTCGTCTGTTCCATCGGCTGCATCGCACGGTGCTGCTGACCGACTCGGGGCGGCAATACGCCGAGGAAATCACCTCGGCGTTCGGGCGGATCGACGCGGCCACCCGCGAGATCGGCCGCGTGGCGAAAAGCGACATCTTGACGATTCACTGCACGCCGAGCTTCGCGACGCAATGGCTGATGCCGCGTATCGCGCGGTTCAGCGCTACACATACCGATATCGATGTGCGCTTGAATGCGTCGTCGGAAGCGGCGGATTTGATTTCAGGCGCGGTCGATATCGACATTCGCTATGGGCCGCGCAAGCTGCAACCGGCCGGCACGCTGGTGCTCGAATTACCGCCGGAGACGATCGTGCCGCTCTGTTCGCCCGCGCTGATGAGCGGCGACTATCCGCTGCTGGGCGTCGCGGATCTGCAGCACCATCCGCTGATTCATAGCGAAGGCTGTCTGGTGAGCTGGCGTGACTGGATGCGTTTGCATCGAAAGACGCGGGTCGATATTGGACGTGGGCCGCGTTTCGATCGCTCGTTCATGGCGTTGAGCGCCGCCGTCGACGGGCTCGGCGTGTGCCTCGAAAGCCTGCTGCTCGCGCAACGCGAACTGGAAACGGGGCGGCTTGTCGCGCCGTTCGGGCTGGAGGGACTGGAGGTGCGGGGGTATACGCTGAATCTGCTGAAGTCGCGCACCGACTTGCCGAAGCTGCATAGCTTTCAGGACTGGTTGTTTGCGGAACTGGAGCGGTGA
- a CDS encoding alanyl-tRNA editing protein: MAHYLCHEQPDLLDFDTTVLAARPGAVVLGRSALHPGGGGQVSDAATLTHARGAARITGIAAEGGLLWHLLDEPLELSGDVHVAIDAARRATVAQLHTGTHILNALVYQRFAGALVTGAQINADGTARMDFDLPDADNDALRALEEPVNEVIRRAMDVRIYYVSATEAQSTEGLIRSLSVAPPPTSDGRVRIVEIGDLDRQACGGTHLSNTAQSRQIRIGKIENKGRRNRRVRIELVG, encoded by the coding sequence GTGGCGCACTACCTTTGCCATGAACAGCCGGATCTGCTGGATTTCGACACGACGGTACTCGCCGCGCGACCCGGCGCGGTCGTACTGGGACGTTCCGCGCTGCATCCGGGCGGTGGCGGCCAGGTCTCGGACGCGGCCACGCTGACGCACGCGCGAGGCGCCGCGCGCATTACCGGCATCGCGGCGGAAGGCGGTCTGCTGTGGCATCTGCTCGACGAACCGCTCGAACTGAGCGGCGACGTGCATGTCGCGATCGACGCCGCGCGCCGCGCCACCGTCGCGCAACTGCATACCGGCACGCATATTCTCAACGCGCTGGTGTACCAGCGTTTCGCCGGCGCGCTCGTGACCGGCGCGCAGATCAATGCCGACGGCACGGCGCGCATGGACTTCGATCTGCCCGACGCGGACAACGACGCGCTGCGCGCGCTCGAAGAACCCGTCAATGAGGTGATCCGCCGTGCCATGGACGTGCGCATCTATTACGTCAGCGCAACCGAAGCGCAGTCGACCGAAGGCTTGATTCGTAGCTTGTCGGTCGCGCCGCCACCCACGTCGGACGGCCGCGTGCGGATCGTCGAGATCGGCGATCTGGACCGGCAGGCTTGCGGCGGTACGCATCTGAGCAACACCGCTCAGTCGCGTCAGATCCGTATCGGCAAGATCGAGAACAAGGGCCGCCGCAATCGCCGTGTCAGAATCGAACTGGTTGGATGA
- a CDS encoding AraC family transcriptional regulator encodes MQTSDKSEPEVVCWRDGALDGACLATARYGDHKFDRHLHDELVIVMTESGAGQCHTRAGSDVAGPGSVLVFGPGEYHSGEVWEGREWIYRAIYLDMEGLGALSAVFSPESRADSPLLIPPGLYQDPHLAGLLVKAHASLDEQRAVSLLERQANWWGAMGMLVGRYGESAQSYGEARREAHKMAQVREYLEANYERDISVDELAELVGLSRYYLTRAFCKEFGLPPHAYATQVRLLAAKRLLATGHNAASAAAAVGFYDQSHLNRLFKRAYGITPGKYAAMKPGH; translated from the coding sequence ATGCAAACGTCGGATAAAAGCGAACCGGAAGTGGTCTGCTGGCGCGATGGCGCGCTCGACGGCGCGTGTCTCGCGACCGCCCGTTATGGCGATCACAAGTTCGACCGGCATCTGCACGACGAACTCGTCATCGTCATGACAGAGAGCGGCGCGGGGCAATGCCATACGCGCGCGGGTAGCGACGTCGCCGGACCGGGCAGCGTGCTGGTGTTCGGACCGGGCGAGTATCACAGCGGCGAAGTGTGGGAAGGCCGCGAATGGATTTACCGGGCCATTTATCTCGACATGGAAGGGCTGGGCGCGCTGAGCGCCGTGTTTTCGCCAGAGTCGCGCGCCGACAGTCCGTTGCTGATCCCGCCAGGGCTCTATCAGGATCCGCACCTTGCGGGTCTGCTGGTGAAAGCACATGCGAGCCTCGACGAACAGCGCGCGGTGTCGCTGCTGGAGCGTCAGGCGAACTGGTGGGGCGCGATGGGCATGCTGGTCGGCCGATATGGCGAATCCGCGCAGAGCTACGGCGAGGCGCGCCGTGAAGCGCACAAGATGGCCCAGGTGCGTGAATATCTCGAGGCCAACTACGAGCGCGATATCTCAGTTGATGAACTCGCGGAACTGGTGGGATTGAGCCGCTACTATCTGACGCGAGCGTTCTGCAAGGAGTTTGGTTTGCCGCCGCACGCTTATGCGACGCAAGTGCGGCTGCTGGCCGCAAAACGGCTGCTCGCGACCGGGCACAACGCGGCGAGCGCCGCCGCGGCTGTCGGGTTTTACGACCAGAGCCATCTGAATCGTTTGTTCAAGCGAGCGTACGGGATCACGCCGGGGAAGTACGCGGCGATGAAGCCGGGGCATTAG
- a CDS encoding RraA family protein: MNPIGWREYESAPQAQAATLDALRELAVSLLSDNMARSSGMVGLRPYHQPRPMAGTAVTVHTRPGDNLAIHRAFDFCRPGDVLVIDGAGDLTQALMGEIMASFAESLGVQGLVIDGAIRDVGALRLRDFPVYARGVTHRGPYKNGPGEINVPVTVGGMAVHPGDIIVGDEDGLLAIAPADVEAVIEGARRQHAKETASLKAIAEGRFDRSWVVPQRERMMNN, encoded by the coding sequence ATGAATCCAATCGGCTGGCGCGAATACGAGTCCGCGCCTCAGGCCCAAGCGGCCACACTCGACGCGTTGCGGGAACTGGCGGTGTCGCTGCTCAGCGACAACATGGCGCGCTCAAGCGGCATGGTCGGCTTGCGCCCTTACCATCAACCACGGCCAATGGCCGGCACCGCGGTCACGGTCCATACGCGGCCGGGCGACAACCTGGCGATTCATCGCGCGTTCGATTTTTGCCGGCCTGGCGACGTGCTGGTGATCGACGGTGCCGGTGATCTCACGCAGGCGCTGATGGGCGAAATCATGGCGAGCTTCGCGGAAAGTCTCGGCGTGCAAGGCCTCGTGATCGACGGCGCGATTCGCGACGTCGGTGCACTTCGGCTGCGCGATTTTCCAGTGTACGCACGGGGCGTGACGCACCGTGGGCCGTACAAAAACGGGCCGGGCGAGATCAACGTGCCGGTGACGGTGGGCGGCATGGCGGTGCATCCGGGCGACATCATCGTCGGCGATGAGGATGGCCTTTTAGCAATCGCGCCCGCCGACGTGGAAGCCGTCATTGAAGGCGCGCGCCGCCAGCACGCGAAGGAAACGGCGTCGCTCAAAGCCATCGCCGAAGGACGCTTCGACCGCTCGTGGGTCGTGCCGCAACGGGAACGGATGATGAACAACTGA
- a CDS encoding amidohydrolase family protein encodes MIIDCHGHYTTAPPQHEAWRAQQIAALKDGGTPPPRPTISDDEIRDSIENGQLRIQRERGTDLTIFSPRAAGMGHHLASAEANAVWSSESNDLVHRVCELFPRNFVGVCQLPQAPGVPPANCIAELRRCVEELGFIGCNLNPDPSGGHWSGLPITDRSWYPLYEAMVELDVPAMIHVSSSCNANFHATGAHYINGDTSAFMQLLQGDLFADFPTLRLIIPHGGGAVPYHWGRYRGLAQDMKRPLLSEYLLNNVFFDTCVYHQPGAELLAKVIPVGNILFASETIGAVQGIDPETGHYYDDTRRYIDAIDWLSAADRQCIYEDNARSVYPRLSRQLDRQFATQGATV; translated from the coding sequence ATGATCATCGATTGCCACGGTCACTACACGACCGCGCCTCCCCAGCACGAAGCCTGGCGCGCGCAGCAGATCGCCGCGCTGAAAGACGGCGGCACGCCGCCACCCCGCCCCACGATTAGCGACGACGAGATTCGCGACAGCATCGAAAACGGTCAACTGCGAATTCAGCGCGAACGCGGCACCGATCTGACGATTTTCTCGCCGCGCGCCGCCGGCATGGGTCATCACCTCGCCTCTGCCGAAGCCAACGCGGTCTGGTCCAGCGAGTCCAACGACCTCGTGCACCGCGTATGCGAACTGTTTCCGCGCAACTTTGTCGGCGTGTGCCAGTTGCCGCAGGCGCCGGGTGTGCCGCCCGCCAACTGCATTGCCGAATTGCGGCGCTGTGTCGAAGAGCTCGGGTTTATCGGCTGCAATCTGAATCCGGATCCGTCCGGCGGTCACTGGTCGGGTCTGCCGATCACCGATCGAAGCTGGTATCCGCTCTATGAAGCGATGGTCGAACTCGATGTGCCGGCCATGATTCACGTGTCGTCGTCGTGCAATGCGAATTTCCACGCCACGGGCGCGCATTACATCAACGGCGATACGTCGGCGTTCATGCAGTTGCTGCAAGGCGATCTGTTCGCCGACTTCCCCACGCTGCGTCTGATCATTCCGCACGGCGGCGGCGCGGTGCCGTATCACTGGGGACGCTATCGCGGCCTCGCGCAAGACATGAAACGCCCACTGCTCAGCGAGTATCTGCTGAACAACGTGTTCTTCGACACCTGCGTCTATCACCAGCCCGGCGCCGAATTGCTCGCCAAGGTGATTCCGGTCGGGAACATTCTGTTCGCGTCGGAAACGATCGGCGCCGTGCAGGGTATCGATCCGGAAACCGGCCACTACTACGACGACACGCGCCGCTATATCGACGCGATCGACTGGTTGAGCGCGGCGGACCGCCAATGTATCTACGAAGACAACGCCCGCAGCGTCTATCCGCGTCTGTCGCGGCAACTCGATCGTCAATTCGCCACACAAGGGGCAACGGTATGA
- a CDS encoding MFS transporter, whose product MPSIDEAATMRKVYGRLMPLLFAMMFFNYLDRINIGFAALDMNKQLGFSPAVFGFAGSIFFFGYMLLEVPSNLLLHRVGARRWIARILLTWGAVAAATAFVFNDSSFYVLRFTLGVMEAGFLPGVAVYLTKWFPVRYRARAVGGYIIAGSFSAVLGGPISTALMTYANGVLGLQGWQWMFILEGVPAMLLGLVTLRIMTERPADADWLSVDEKRWLETTLATEREALGGNTHFPLLRVASDIRVWSLACLFGCALVGIYGLFLWLPQIVKSLGHLTNLEVGFLSAAPPLFGVLGTFLISRSSDRTGDRKKHLAFVYGMSALAIAGSAYAPSPVIAYALLCVTGLFIYAGNPLFWSLASSFRTGAAGAATIALINTIAQFGGLVGPWSIGLVRNATGNFKLALLTIAAFLIVATIIALVMRVTPPEDESTSLAHGDAAPRT is encoded by the coding sequence ATGCCCTCAATCGATGAAGCCGCAACCATGCGCAAAGTGTATGGGCGCCTGATGCCCCTGCTCTTCGCGATGATGTTCTTCAACTACCTCGACCGGATCAACATCGGTTTCGCCGCGCTCGACATGAACAAACAGCTGGGCTTCAGCCCGGCCGTGTTCGGCTTCGCCGGCAGCATCTTTTTCTTCGGCTACATGCTGCTGGAAGTGCCGAGCAATCTTCTGTTGCATCGCGTCGGCGCACGCCGCTGGATCGCGCGCATTCTGCTCACGTGGGGCGCGGTCGCGGCGGCCACCGCGTTCGTGTTCAACGATTCGAGCTTCTACGTGCTGCGCTTTACGCTCGGCGTGATGGAAGCGGGTTTTCTGCCGGGCGTCGCGGTGTATCTGACCAAATGGTTTCCGGTGCGCTACCGGGCGCGCGCGGTGGGCGGCTACATCATCGCGGGGTCGTTTTCGGCGGTGCTGGGCGGTCCGATCTCGACCGCGTTGATGACCTACGCGAACGGCGTGCTCGGTTTGCAGGGCTGGCAATGGATGTTCATTCTCGAAGGCGTGCCCGCCATGCTGCTCGGCCTGGTGACGCTGCGCATCATGACCGAGCGCCCCGCCGACGCCGACTGGCTTTCCGTCGATGAAAAACGCTGGCTCGAAACCACGCTCGCCACGGAACGCGAAGCGCTGGGCGGCAACACGCATTTTCCGCTGCTGCGCGTAGCGAGCGATATTCGTGTGTGGAGCCTTGCGTGTCTGTTCGGTTGCGCGCTGGTCGGCATTTACGGCCTGTTTCTGTGGCTGCCGCAGATCGTCAAAAGCCTCGGCCATCTGACCAATCTCGAAGTCGGTTTTCTTTCGGCCGCGCCGCCCTTGTTCGGCGTGTTGGGCACCTTCCTGATCAGCCGCAGTTCGGACCGCACCGGCGACCGCAAGAAACACCTCGCGTTCGTGTACGGCATGAGCGCGCTGGCTATCGCCGGTAGCGCGTATGCGCCGAGTCCCGTGATTGCTTATGCGCTGCTGTGCGTGACCGGCCTGTTCATCTATGCGGGCAACCCGCTGTTCTGGAGCCTGGCGTCGTCGTTCAGAACCGGCGCGGCGGGCGCGGCGACTATCGCGCTGATCAACACGATTGCGCAGTTCGGCGGGCTGGTCGGTCCGTGGAGCATCGGGCTCGTGCGCAACGCGACCGGCAATTTCAAGCTGGCGCTGCTGACCATCGCGGCGTTCCTGATCGTCGCGACGATCATCGCGCTAGTGATGCGCGTCACGCCACCTGAAGACGAATCAACCTCGCTCGCCCATGGCGATGCGGCGCCACGAACCTGA
- a CDS encoding LysR family transcriptional regulator, whose translation MNLRALQCFVILAEELNFSRAAERLHIAQPALSQQIRSLEERLGTQLVDRARRPLVLTEAGHYLCSEARQILGSVEQVTRAAQEIGVGRRGWLSVGFTRSSMYSVLPPALKAFHHAYPQVELKLFEMLTEEQTDALRDLRIHIGIGRQPVAVEGCTSYPLMRERVMAALEPNHPLAAQQTVQITELADTPLILYPKHQNAQFKRSVLSLYRDAGVTPFVAHEAYEIQTAIALVAAGLGVTFIGESVARHGRNDVVFRHLAGPGSSYRSTLAATFRTDDASPHLRAFLDCLPPPLADAAL comes from the coding sequence ATGAACCTTAGGGCCCTGCAGTGCTTTGTGATTCTTGCCGAGGAACTCAATTTCAGCCGCGCCGCCGAGCGCCTGCATATCGCGCAACCGGCGCTGAGCCAGCAGATCCGTTCACTCGAAGAACGGCTCGGAACACAACTGGTGGACCGAGCCAGGCGTCCGCTGGTGCTGACCGAGGCCGGCCATTATCTGTGTAGCGAAGCGCGGCAGATTCTCGGCTCGGTGGAACAGGTAACGCGCGCGGCGCAGGAAATCGGCGTGGGCCGGCGCGGCTGGCTCAGTGTCGGCTTCACGCGTTCGTCGATGTACAGCGTTTTGCCGCCCGCGCTCAAGGCGTTTCATCACGCGTATCCGCAAGTCGAACTGAAGCTCTTCGAGATGCTCACCGAGGAACAGACCGATGCGTTGCGCGATCTGCGCATTCATATCGGCATCGGCCGGCAGCCTGTTGCCGTGGAAGGCTGCACGTCGTATCCGCTGATGCGCGAACGCGTCATGGCCGCGCTCGAACCGAATCATCCTCTGGCGGCGCAACAAACCGTGCAGATCACGGAACTCGCCGATACGCCGTTGATTCTGTATCCGAAGCACCAGAACGCGCAGTTCAAACGCTCGGTGCTCTCGCTGTATCGCGATGCGGGCGTCACGCCGTTCGTTGCGCACGAGGCGTATGAAATTCAAACCGCCATCGCGCTGGTCGCCGCGGGACTGGGCGTTACGTTCATTGGCGAATCGGTGGCGCGGCATGGGCGCAACGACGTCGTGTTCCGCCATCTCGCGGGACCGGGTTCGTCGTATCGTTCTACCCTCGCGGCCACTTTCCGCACCGATGATGCATCGCCGCATCTGCGTGCGTTTCTCGACTGCCTGCCGCCGCCGCTCGCCGACGCGGCACTATAA
- a CDS encoding NAD-dependent succinate-semialdehyde dehydrogenase, translating to MSLALTRDELIRTHNLIDGQWTEAADGARFPVTNPATGEQIAEVANSGAADARAATDAAARAFPAWRDKLPRERAELLRRWHALIVANTDDLAKLMSMEQGKPLAESRGEVAYGASYVAWFADEATRIYGDLIPQQQRGKRMSAVKEPLGVVAAITPWNFPLAMIARKIAPALAAGCTVVAKPAEDTPLTALALAALAQEAGLPNGVLNMLSASREQGIAAVADWLADARVRKITFTGSTPVGKHLARESAGTLKKLSLELGGNAPFIVFDDADLDAAVTGLMASKFRNGGQTCVCPNRVYVQAGVYERFADLLATRVAALKVAPATDPDAQIGPMINARAIDKIARHVEDAVAHGAKVLTGGKRLTELGPNYYAPTVLTGAQDTMLVCCEETFGPVAPLFRFTDEAEALRLANDTPFGLAAYFYTQDVRRIDRVASQLEAGVIGINEGAVSSEAAPFGGVKESGYGREGSKYGLDDYLSIKYLCQGGFDR from the coding sequence ATGTCTCTCGCCTTGACGCGCGATGAACTGATCCGCACGCACAATCTGATCGACGGCCAATGGACGGAGGCCGCCGACGGCGCGCGCTTCCCGGTCACCAATCCGGCCACCGGCGAGCAGATCGCCGAGGTCGCGAACAGCGGCGCAGCAGACGCGCGCGCCGCCACCGACGCCGCCGCCCGCGCCTTCCCCGCCTGGCGCGACAAGCTGCCGCGCGAGCGCGCCGAGTTGCTGCGCCGCTGGCACGCATTGATCGTCGCCAATACCGACGACCTCGCGAAACTGATGTCGATGGAGCAAGGCAAGCCGCTCGCCGAAAGCCGTGGCGAAGTCGCGTACGGCGCGTCGTACGTTGCGTGGTTCGCCGACGAGGCGACCCGCATCTACGGCGATCTGATTCCGCAGCAGCAGCGCGGCAAGCGCATGAGCGCGGTGAAGGAACCGCTCGGCGTGGTCGCGGCGATCACGCCGTGGAATTTCCCGCTCGCGATGATCGCCCGCAAGATCGCGCCCGCGCTCGCGGCCGGTTGCACGGTGGTCGCCAAGCCCGCCGAAGATACCCCGCTCACCGCACTCGCCCTCGCCGCGCTCGCTCAGGAAGCGGGTCTGCCGAATGGCGTGCTGAACATGCTGTCGGCGTCGCGTGAACAGGGCATTGCGGCGGTCGCCGACTGGCTCGCCGATGCGCGCGTGCGCAAGATCACGTTCACCGGCTCGACGCCGGTCGGTAAGCATCTGGCGCGTGAATCGGCCGGGACGTTGAAAAAACTCTCGCTGGAATTAGGCGGCAACGCGCCCTTCATCGTGTTCGACGACGCCGATCTCGACGCCGCCGTCACCGGCCTGATGGCGTCGAAATTCCGCAATGGCGGACAGACCTGCGTGTGTCCGAACCGCGTCTACGTGCAGGCCGGCGTTTATGAACGCTTCGCCGATCTGCTCGCGACGCGCGTCGCGGCTCTGAAGGTTGCACCCGCAACCGACCCGGACGCGCAGATCGGCCCGATGATCAACGCGCGCGCCATCGACAAGATCGCACGTCACGTGGAAGACGCCGTCGCGCACGGCGCGAAAGTGCTGACGGGCGGCAAGCGCCTGACCGAACTCGGCCCGAACTACTACGCGCCGACCGTCCTGACCGGCGCGCAGGACACCATGCTGGTGTGCTGCGAGGAGACCTTCGGCCCGGTGGCGCCGCTGTTCCGTTTCACCGACGAAGCCGAAGCGCTGCGTCTGGCCAACGACACGCCGTTCGGCCTCGCCGCCTACTTCTACACGCAGGACGTGCGGCGTATCGACCGCGTGGCCAGCCAGTTGGAAGCGGGCGTGATCGGCATCAACGAAGGCGCCGTCTCCAGCGAAGCGGCGCCCTTCGGCGGCGTGAAGGAATCGGGCTACGGCCGCGAAGGATCGAAGTACGGACTCGACGATTACCTGTCGATCAAGTACCTGTGCCAGGGCGGCTTCGATCGATAA
- a CDS encoding LacI family DNA-binding transcriptional regulator, with protein sequence MVTLSEVAKRAHVTAATVSNVLRNRDKVRPETAERVLKAIADLGYRPNLNARALAEGRSSTLALMLSNISNPFYPEFVLAAERAARKAGHFLMVCNTDDDAEIGRAYLNQIAGTLADGVLVMNTDITINDLCASATHSAPILLAMWEHPESPPALPCIAVDFARAGELAARHLLELGHRDIGLLIGDGCGGLQDARSNGFRAAMRAAGIEADAAAVLQIRDSIDAGYAACMQLMSNRPQLTAIFATNDLLAIGAAQALITLGRAVPADVSVIGITDIQLAHQVHPALTTVAIQTAAIAELSIASLIRLIQTPHQQPSMVLAPPPELVVRASTGPRRTR encoded by the coding sequence ATGGTCACCCTGTCCGAAGTGGCGAAGCGCGCGCACGTTACCGCCGCCACCGTTTCCAACGTGCTGCGCAATCGCGACAAAGTCCGCCCGGAAACCGCTGAGCGCGTGCTGAAGGCAATTGCCGATCTCGGCTACCGGCCGAATCTGAATGCCCGCGCGCTGGCCGAGGGCCGCTCGTCGACGTTGGCGTTGATGCTGTCGAACATCTCGAACCCGTTCTACCCCGAGTTCGTGCTGGCCGCCGAACGCGCGGCGCGCAAAGCCGGCCACTTCCTGATGGTCTGCAATACCGACGACGACGCCGAAATCGGCCGCGCGTATCTGAACCAGATCGCGGGCACGCTGGCGGACGGCGTGCTCGTCATGAACACGGACATCACGATCAACGACCTCTGCGCGTCCGCCACGCACAGCGCGCCGATTCTGCTCGCCATGTGGGAACACCCGGAGTCGCCGCCCGCGCTGCCGTGCATCGCGGTGGACTTCGCCCGCGCAGGCGAGTTGGCCGCGCGGCATCTGCTCGAACTGGGGCATCGCGATATCGGCCTGTTGATCGGCGACGGGTGCGGCGGTTTGCAAGACGCGCGCTCGAACGGCTTTCGCGCGGCGATGCGGGCGGCCGGCATCGAGGCCGATGCGGCCGCGGTGCTGCAGATTCGCGATTCGATCGACGCCGGTTACGCCGCCTGCATGCAGTTGATGTCGAACCGGCCGCAGCTCACCGCGATTTTCGCCACCAACGACCTGCTCGCGATCGGCGCGGCGCAGGCGTTGATCACGCTGGGCCGCGCGGTGCCGGCGGACGTCTCGGTGATCGGCATCACCGACATTCAGCTCGCGCATCAGGTGCATCCCGCGCTGACCACGGTCGCGATCCAGACGGCGGCGATCGCGGAGTTGTCGATCGCGAGTTTGATCCGGCTGATCCAGACGCCGCACCAGCAACCGTCGATGGTGCTCGCGCCGCCGCCCGAACTGGTGGTACGCGCATCGACCGGGCCACGACGAACGCGCTGA